Below is a genomic region from Asterias amurensis chromosome 4, ASM3211899v1.
GACTGAATCGATTGCTGCACCACATCAGCTTGCGCctgtgacacttgtgtaaaTTTGTTATGTGAGAGCTCAACAACCCGATTGGAAAGATGAATTTCTCCAATAACAATTCGAATGAATCTTCGATGTGCAAGCCGGTCGCCGAAGACCAGCTTGAGGCTTTGATGTACAGCATGGAGTTCGTAACGACCGTAATCACACCTTGTATCCTGGTCTTCGGATTGATCGGGAACATCAGTTTCTTGGTGGTAGTCTTTCGAATCAAATGGATGCGGACCGTGGTCAACTGCTACCTGGTCAACCTCGCCGTCACTGATATACTCTTCTTGATTTTCGCTGGTGGTGATCAGATACTCGCGTATTTAATAACTCCGGTCCATCGGGATGATAACTTCAGAGGGGCGACAGGCTGTGTCTTGATCCATCTGATTAAGGACGCCTGTTTCTTTACGTCGCTGTCCCTTATAACTCTAGTCACCTTGCAGAAGTTTTACGCCGTGTGTCAGCCGTACCAGTACAAGCGCTGCACGGGTAGGCGCCAGCCCACCAAGTTCATTACGGTATCCTGGTTTCTGTCCATCGTGTTCGGCTGTTTGCTCATTCCCGGGACTGCGCAATTTGCGCAGTTCTGCATCATCTGGCCGGATAATGATACCTACAAAGACTTCCCGGAGATGATCGCTTTCTGCGTGCCATTGGATGATAGCTTCGAGATAGTCGGTAAGATCCTGCAGAGCGTGCCTTTCATGGCTGCGCTCTTCATTAACTTCTACCTGTACGGGAAGATCATAGTGGCCCTACACAAGAGGACAACCTCAGGGAAGGGGTCGAACGAGAAGGCTCGCATACGGACGAGAAATCAGATGGCGCGCATGGTCATCACCAACGGAATACTTTTCTTCTTGTTGCTAAGTCCCATACATGTGACATCGTTTATACACGCAATTAACAGATTGACTTCTGCTTCGCCTGCGTTGAACCCATCCCAAATGACACAGATGAGTAAGATATTCCAAATCATTACTCACTTGAACTCGGCCGTGAATCCAATAGTATACAACGCCACCAACCCACGGTACCGCCAGGCGTTCTGCCAGACGTTCTGTTGTTGTAACCTCGCAAAAAGCTCTAAGTACCGATCGGGTGTCCAACTCAGGGAGGTGTCGGGCACGAAAACGGGGGCCACCATCTCCGGCGATCGAAGCTTCTCGCCGAATTACATCAATAGAACCACGGACACGCAGATATCTAGGAACGACGTCCTTTAAAATGTGCCACATTGTGACTAATGTCCCGAATGTGACTAATGTCTCGTAGATGAAAGTGCATTGCGCCACAGTGACGCTCATTGTCAGTGAATAGTTGATGAATGTTCTTCTCGACTTCAAATAATTCGGTTGCTGCGTATACAAAGTGACGTCAAATAAACAAATGGTGCCCTTCGCAAATTTGCAAAATGGTAACAcattttaattaatgttttcaatgtgtaaatattgtattttaaagAGATATCTTTAAACAGTCATAATCTATTAACTCCTTTGTCATGTTGCatgaagtttttatttattatgagTCGCCGGTGATGTCCAGAATGTTAGATATTAAATGTGCGTATAGAGAGTGTTGTCGTTCACTTTATAGCCTGACGCAAATTAACGGTTGAAAATTCAAACTCCCACGTGGGCCCTCAGAATGAACCAATGCAGTGTGCCTCCTCGCTGTGTCCTCTACGGGCCAATTAAACAAATGGTGATAGTATGGTTATCGTAAAAGAGCCATATGAGAATATAAATTGACGGCTATGGCTACAGTTACGGTTTTGTCTACGGCTATATCTCTACACTGTTAGTTAATAATACCGCCGTAAATGCAAAGACGCTTTGGGTAACGACAGTGTGTGTGCGTGGCAATTTTGAGCCCGGTATGGGCTTGGGGTTTGGTTTGGTAACTTTTTTGCCAACTCTTTTCAGTGCACACATCAAGCCATAAGCCAGAAGTCATAGCCAAAACCGCTCGTAAACAAGTGTGCGTTAAAAAGTGATCACAACTTCACATAAGACTGATGGAAGAAAGTACACAGGTTGTCATAGTTTTACTAATTATTTTCACAACATCTCAAGAGGGCAGGTGCATGACATTTGACCCCTCTTATCTATATCTCAAAAAGGTTTTACGATGGGGGCGGGGCGGGGGCGTTTGGGACGCATCTGTATTTACAGTGAATCATGTTTGTAATGTTACTAATTAAATAAGTAATTGTTTTTCCAAAACCACATGACGCCTCGTATAACTGAGTTACACAATCGAAGCTCATGTGCTAACATATAACGTTGATTTGACTTTAAAAGCAATCTGCAGACCTCCACCTGCTTACCCGCCGTGGGTTGGGACTTCAGTTCCCTCTCGATAGACGACATAAGAACCTTccgatgaaaaacaaaaaccttcaaACCAAGTCAAATTAAAGTCTCGTTGCCTTATTATCGAAATACCTGTCTCCGTATAAAGGTTTATTGGTTCAGCTTGCAACACAACGAGAACTAAACATTAAAATGTATAATATTCTATGTataggttttttctttcatccatATTTTGTTCCCTTTTGTCTCTGTGGAAATCACGATATTGGTGGATGAAGGTTTTATGGATTGGTATTGAGTGGTTAACATGAAGGCCCTATTTAAAGAGATGCATAGTGCCAGTGTGTGCTCATACAGTTTCATTCACAAGAACTCAACGAACTTTATTTGGACAGCCTGCTTAGCATAAATCAGTGATTATCGACTAGGCAAGTCAACAAGGTACCATCCGAATGTTATACATCACATGGTATTGTGGCTGGTTAACTCATATCTGCTGGGCAACAATGTAAATTCTTAGCAAGAGTCGGTGTTAAGAGCCCCATACAAACTTGCTATCTACCTTTGCTTTCTAAATTAATGTGAGTTTTTGAAAACACATTATGAATATAAATAAAAGTCGCTTCGAAAACTGAAAACTGGTAACTGTTAAACGATGGGCATACCCAAACTTTGCCTAAAATGTACAGACTTAAAGTGTTTGAACGAACTGAGATTGAAACACGGTGGTAtaacttacaaaaaaaacaaatctgcgAAAACAATTAAATCATCAGATATGGTTTATTGGGGAAACGGTATTTTCTGGCCTTGAATTGGGCATCAGTGCATGTGACATTCAGCTGGCGAAATTAGTAATGGCGTGAAATTAgtttaacggcactggacactattggtaactactcaaaacattGTTAAGCATAGAACTTGGTAAAACGAGcaacgaagagctgttgatagtataaaacattgtgagaaacggctccctctgaagtaacgtagtttttgagaaagaggtataattttttactgaaatattaaaagactttaggcatgaagccttttattaggcatcagaaagcacacgcacttgtgcaacaagggtgttttttctttcattattctcttgtaacttcgatgaccaattgagcacgaACTCCCACAGATTTGTAATTGTATtcatgttaggatacaccaagtgagaatactgatctttgacattttccaaaggtgtccaagtGCTTATTGGTGCATTGATCCTGTGAATTAGCTCAGAGGTAATTGATGGCAACCAAAACGTGTCAAATGGGATTTAGCATGCCTGTACTGTAGATTGGATGCATGCACAGCTCATTTTTCAATTATTCATACATATTGCGTCATTAATAATAAAGACCACGGTGTTTTGTAAATGTTCACGGCCGACGGAACAAGGCTTAGTTTCACAGCTCTGCTAACTCCGCTGGCGATTAATTTACTCTTTCGGAAACAAGGAATTCTGGACTGACGTCAAGCGTAATTTCTGCTATGGTGCGTGCGTAGTCCACGTTACTCGGCATCCATTGCTTATAACACCTAGCGCATCTATCCGTTACTTGTATAGCGATGAATGGTGGTCGCAAGCTCATAATGTAAAGTAGTCTTGTTTGTATTCAGCCTTTTTGAGGAACGGTGTAcactattatacaaatattgactgcttcgagtgctatagttaaaactacgactcccgaggtgatccccggagcgttctatttccccgaggcgcagccgagggaaaatggaactgTCCGGttatcaccgagggagtcgtagttttaaccatcgCACGAGTCAAAGCACtcagtatttgttttataacatcccAACAGACTTTTTATCGTATTCGTACACGTAATGTTCGTACGCGCGTTGCAgctacacagatgcacaactgattgggttcgaggttggtaaaaagacgtctgggtactgcacgccgtgtgatagtcgtcggactaccacacggcaaacgatgcactatcacacggcaagcgacgcactatcacacggccgccgtctagtaatatcatgtgacgcgctctaaaacaatgaaagggcagaatatttgtaaggggtgttatcaATGTAGAAGTGCACTGTTTGATGAAGGTGTTTACTGGCAGATTTGCTCAAACCCTCTAGTGCAGCAGTGAAATGTACACCATACCTTCAaatggatttttgtttaaattgggccctgtttgttTACGTTACATTTGCGTTAAACGTTGTAAATTATTGAATAGATTTGAAAGTACTGTTTgcgaagtgttttttttttctttcaagtat
It encodes:
- the LOC139936419 gene encoding neuropeptides capa receptor-like, with amino-acid sequence MNFSNNNSNESSMCKPVAEDQLEALMYSMEFVTTVITPCILVFGLIGNISFLVVVFRIKWMRTVVNCYLVNLAVTDILFLIFAGGDQILAYLITPVHRDDNFRGATGCVLIHLIKDACFFTSLSLITLVTLQKFYAVCQPYQYKRCTGRRQPTKFITVSWFLSIVFGCLLIPGTAQFAQFCIIWPDNDTYKDFPEMIAFCVPLDDSFEIVGKILQSVPFMAALFINFYLYGKIIVALHKRTTSGKGSNEKARIRTRNQMARMVITNGILFFLLLSPIHVTSFIHAINRLTSASPALNPSQMTQMSKIFQIITHLNSAVNPIVYNATNPRYRQAFCQTFCCCNLAKSSKYRSGVQLREVSGTKTGATISGDRSFSPNYINRTTDTQISRNDVL